Within Agarivorans litoreus, the genomic segment TGGTAAGTTGTCAAAAGATCTACCTGAGCTTTATGTGGATTTATCTGCTATTGCAAAAGGCCACGGAGTAGATCGTGTTGCCGATTTGCTGGAAGCTGAAGGTTACCTGAACTATATGGTCGATATTGGTGGTGAGTTACGCCTAAAAGGACACAACGACAAAGCCCTTGGTTGGCGCATTGCTGTAGAGAAACCCTTGGCTGAACAGCGGGCTGTACAAAAAGTGATTGCACCGGGTGATAATGGTTTAGCAACATCGGGTGATTACCGAAATTATTTTGAGCAAGATGGGGTCAGATATTCACACACCATCAACCCAAATACCGGTAAGCCGATTGCCAACCATATTGTGTCGGTAACCGTTATCGATGAAACCAGCATGATGGCTGACGCTTACGCCACCGCATTTACGGTAATGGGGGTGGAGCAAGCGATGGAATTTGCTGAAGCTAAACAGCTAGCGGTGTATATTATCGAGAAACAAGAGAACGAATTTGTTGAGCATATCAGCGCCAAATTTGTGCCTTTTGTAGTCCAATAACAGAATAAGGAGTCGTAATGGCTTATTTTTTGGTGACATTCATTTTCTTCATGGTGGTTATTGCCGCCATGGCTGTGGGCTATATTTTCCAAAAGAAAACCATTAGCG encodes:
- a CDS encoding FAD:protein FMN transferase gives rise to the protein MSLVKHYWLALLGLAFFISGCSEQSNLYTLQIEGRTMGTYYQIKLVEPKAKLPDGDKLQAKIDQVLQQVNQEMSTYIADSELSRFNQHSSNQAISISDNLALVIEASLQLSEDSNGAFDVTVGPLVNLWGFGPEGRPEKRPSDQLLDETRAKIGYQHLSLNAGKLSKDLPELYVDLSAIAKGHGVDRVADLLEAEGYLNYMVDIGGELRLKGHNDKALGWRIAVEKPLAEQRAVQKVIAPGDNGLATSGDYRNYFEQDGVRYSHTINPNTGKPIANHIVSVTVIDETSMMADAYATAFTVMGVEQAMEFAEAKQLAVYIIEKQENEFVEHISAKFVPFVVQ